In a genomic window of Comamonadaceae bacterium OTU4NAUVB1:
- a CDS encoding NAD-dependent protein deacetylase has protein sequence MDTTHATHATDATRELVDFATRHPRLFVLTGAGCSTESGIPDYRDVRGEWKRPSPVTFQAFTGEDATRRRYWARSLVGFPTMAHARPGAAHRALAGLEAAGRVELLLTQNVDGLHEAAGSRRAIDLHGRIDTIRCLGCEARTPRTLFQAELRRRNPRWAELEARAAPDGDADLDGLDFSGFDVPDCPICGGMLKPDVVFFGESVPRQRIADAFAALEAADAVLVAGSSLMVYSGFRFVQAAAKAAKPIAAVNLGRTRADDLFDLKVEQPVGETLAALAATLA, from the coding sequence ATGGACACCACGCACGCCACGCACGCCACCGACGCCACCCGCGAACTGGTCGACTTCGCCACCCGCCACCCCCGCCTGTTCGTCCTGACGGGCGCGGGCTGCAGCACCGAGTCCGGCATCCCCGACTACCGCGACGTGCGCGGCGAATGGAAACGCCCCTCGCCCGTGACCTTCCAGGCCTTCACCGGCGAGGACGCCACGCGCCGGCGCTACTGGGCACGCAGCCTGGTGGGCTTTCCGACGATGGCGCACGCGCGTCCCGGTGCCGCGCACCGCGCGCTGGCCGGCCTGGAGGCGGCCGGCCGGGTCGAGCTGCTGCTGACCCAGAACGTCGACGGCCTGCACGAGGCCGCCGGCAGCCGTCGCGCCATCGACCTGCACGGGCGCATCGACACCATCCGCTGCCTGGGCTGCGAGGCCCGCACGCCGCGCACGCTGTTCCAGGCCGAGCTGCGGCGCCGCAACCCGCGCTGGGCCGAACTCGAGGCCCGGGCCGCGCCGGACGGGGACGCCGACCTCGACGGCCTGGATTTCTCCGGCTTCGACGTGCCGGACTGCCCGATCTGCGGCGGCATGCTCAAGCCCGACGTGGTCTTCTTCGGCGAAAGCGTGCCGCGCCAGCGCATCGCGGACGCCTTCGCCGCGCTGGAGGCCGCCGACGCGGTGCTGGTCGCGGGCTCCTCACTGATGGTCTATTCGGGCTTCCGCTTCGTGCAGGCGGCCGCCAAGGCCGCCAAGCCCATCGCCGCCGTCAACCTGGGGCGCACCCGGGCCGACGACCTGTTCGACCTCAAGGTGGAACAGCCCGTGGGGGAGACGCTGGCGGCGCTGGCCGCCACGCTCGCCTGA
- a CDS encoding molybdopterin oxidoreductase family protein, translating to MTDALASAPRAPTAAATTTVLGACPHDCPDTCSFVTTVQDGVATRLQGNPAHPHTGGVLCTKVSRYLERCAHPERLLQPLRRVGAKGEGRFEPVSWDEALDDIAARLRVVASGPGGAEAILPYSYAGTMGLVQGESMDRRFFHRLGASQLDRTICASAGAEGLTMTLGGKVGMRVEHFAESRLILIWGSNAIGSNLHFWRHVQAAKRAGAKLVCIDPRRSETADKCDEHIALLPGTDAALAFALMHQLIVNDALDHDYIERHTLGWAGLRARALQWPPARAAAVCGVPEAQIVALARDYASIGPAAIRLNYGMQRVRGGGNAVRAVACLPALVGAWRHRAGGLLMSASSQFPVDRAALQRPDLMPGGRPTRTLNMSRIGEVLAGDADALGGGPPVRALVVYNSNPVAVAPDSASVVAGFAREDLFTVVLEQFRTDTADHADYLLPATVQIEHWDIHMSYGHTDVVLNRPAVAPRGQARSNAWVFRELARRMGFDEPCFGDDDETLCRSAFAPDTVDFDRLLDHGFATLALPEAPFAEGRFPTPSGRCEFFSQRLADRGQDGLPDHLPNHEPIGSSAEFPLAMISPPARNFLNSTFVNVTSLRAIEVEPVLEIHAADAAARGIEDGAMVRVFNRRGEHRCRAKVSRRARPGVVNGLGIWWRKFGVDGTNVNQLTSQRLTDLGRAPTFYDCLVEVERVAGSVPA from the coding sequence ATGACCGATGCCCTGGCCTCCGCGCCCCGCGCGCCCACCGCCGCCGCCACCACCACCGTGCTCGGCGCCTGTCCGCACGACTGCCCCGACACCTGCTCGTTCGTGACGACGGTGCAGGACGGCGTCGCCACGCGCCTGCAGGGCAACCCGGCGCATCCGCACACCGGGGGCGTGCTGTGCACCAAGGTGTCGCGCTACCTGGAGCGCTGCGCGCACCCGGAGCGCCTGCTGCAGCCGCTGCGCCGCGTCGGCGCCAAGGGCGAGGGCCGCTTCGAGCCCGTGAGCTGGGACGAGGCGCTCGACGACATCGCCGCGCGCCTGCGCGTCGTGGCGTCGGGCCCGGGAGGCGCCGAGGCCATCCTGCCCTACAGCTATGCCGGCACCATGGGCCTGGTGCAGGGCGAGTCGATGGACCGGCGTTTCTTCCACCGGCTGGGCGCCTCGCAGCTCGATCGCACCATCTGCGCCTCGGCCGGCGCCGAAGGCCTGACGATGACCCTCGGCGGCAAGGTCGGCATGCGCGTCGAGCACTTCGCCGAGTCGAGGCTGATCCTGATCTGGGGAAGCAACGCGATCGGCAGCAACCTGCATTTCTGGCGCCACGTGCAGGCCGCCAAGCGCGCCGGCGCGAAGCTGGTGTGCATCGACCCGCGCCGCTCCGAGACCGCCGACAAGTGCGACGAGCACATCGCGCTGCTGCCCGGCACCGACGCCGCGCTGGCCTTCGCGCTGATGCACCAGCTGATCGTGAACGACGCGCTCGACCACGACTACATCGAGCGCCACACGCTCGGCTGGGCCGGCCTGCGCGCGCGCGCGCTGCAGTGGCCGCCCGCCCGCGCGGCCGCCGTGTGCGGCGTGCCGGAGGCGCAGATCGTGGCGCTGGCGCGCGACTACGCGTCCATCGGGCCGGCCGCGATCCGCCTGAACTACGGCATGCAGCGCGTGCGCGGCGGCGGCAACGCGGTGCGCGCGGTGGCCTGCCTGCCGGCGCTGGTGGGCGCCTGGCGCCATCGCGCGGGCGGGCTGCTGATGAGCGCGTCGAGCCAGTTCCCGGTCGATCGCGCGGCGCTGCAGCGGCCCGACCTGATGCCCGGCGGACGACCGACGCGCACCCTCAACATGAGCCGCATCGGCGAGGTGCTCGCGGGCGACGCCGACGCGCTCGGCGGCGGGCCGCCGGTGCGCGCGCTGGTGGTCTACAACAGCAACCCCGTCGCCGTGGCGCCCGACTCGGCCAGCGTGGTGGCGGGGTTCGCGCGCGAGGACCTCTTCACGGTCGTGCTCGAGCAGTTCCGCACCGACACCGCCGACCACGCCGACTACCTGCTGCCGGCCACCGTGCAGATCGAGCACTGGGACATCCACATGAGCTACGGCCACACCGACGTGGTGCTCAACCGTCCCGCCGTCGCCCCGCGCGGCCAGGCGCGCAGCAACGCCTGGGTGTTCCGCGAGCTGGCGCGGCGCATGGGCTTCGACGAGCCCTGCTTCGGCGACGACGACGAGACGCTGTGCCGCAGCGCGTTCGCCCCGGACACGGTCGACTTCGACCGCCTGCTGGACCACGGCTTCGCGACCCTCGCCTTGCCCGAGGCACCGTTCGCCGAGGGCCGCTTCCCGACGCCGTCGGGGCGCTGCGAGTTCTTCAGCCAGCGCCTGGCCGACCGGGGCCAGGACGGCCTGCCCGACCACCTGCCCAATCACGAGCCGATCGGCAGCTCGGCCGAGTTCCCGCTCGCCATGATCTCGCCGCCGGCGCGCAACTTCCTCAACTCGACCTTCGTCAACGTCACCAGCCTGCGCGCCATCGAGGTCGAGCCGGTGCTGGAGATCCACGCCGCCGACGCCGCCGCGCGCGGCATCGAGGACGGCGCGATGGTGCGGGTCTTCAACCGCCGCGGCGAGCACCGCTGCCGCGCGAAGGTCTCGCGCCGGGCGCGCCCGGGCGTGGTCAACGGCCTGGGCATCTGGTGGCGCAAGTTCGGCGTCGACGGCACCAACGTCAACCAGCTCACCAGCCAGCGCCTGACCGACCTGGGCCGGGCGCCGACCTTCTACGACTGCCTGGTCGAGGTGGAGCGCGTCGCCGGGAGCGTTCCGGCGTGA
- a CDS encoding aminopeptidase: MALAVLAALASSACADLGYYWQSANGHVGLLRAARPVSQWIDDPATGEALRTRLELTQRIRRFAVDALALPDNRSYTGYADLHRNAAVWNVVAAPPYSLTLKTWCFPVAGCVGYRGYYAEADARAEAAAQAAQGLETAVYPVPAYSTLGWLDWAGGDPLLNTFIGYPEGELARLIFHELAHQVVYVPGDTLFNESFATAVERLGGMRWLTERAGEPARAEYARFDARRRQFRALTLATRQRLQAVYDTPAARAGDAATVEPMKRAVMDAFRAEFATLRATWPPERQAAYDGWIARANNAMLGAQAAYDTLVPAFEALFEREGRDWPRFYAEVRRIAALPAPERRAALPALAPTASAGAE; this comes from the coding sequence ATCGCGCTGGCCGTGCTCGCGGCGCTGGCGTCGAGCGCCTGCGCCGACCTGGGCTACTACTGGCAGTCGGCCAACGGCCACGTCGGCCTGCTGCGCGCGGCGCGGCCGGTGTCGCAGTGGATCGACGATCCGGCGACCGGCGAGGCGTTGCGCACCCGGCTCGAACTCACCCAGCGCATCCGCCGCTTCGCCGTCGACGCGCTCGCGCTGCCCGACAACCGCAGCTACACCGGCTATGCCGACCTGCACCGCAACGCGGCGGTGTGGAACGTGGTCGCGGCGCCGCCGTATTCGTTGACGCTCAAGACCTGGTGCTTCCCGGTCGCGGGCTGCGTGGGCTACCGCGGCTACTACGCGGAGGCCGACGCCCGCGCCGAGGCCGCGGCCCAGGCCGCCCAGGGACTGGAGACGGCGGTCTATCCGGTGCCGGCCTACTCCACGCTCGGCTGGCTCGACTGGGCCGGCGGCGACCCGCTGCTCAACACCTTCATCGGCTATCCCGAGGGTGAGCTGGCGCGGCTGATCTTCCACGAACTGGCCCACCAGGTGGTCTACGTGCCGGGCGACACACTGTTCAACGAATCGTTCGCGACGGCGGTCGAGCGCCTGGGCGGGATGCGCTGGCTGACCGAGCGCGCGGGCGAGCCGGCGCGCGCCGAGTACGCCCGGTTCGACGCGCGGCGCCGGCAGTTCCGCGCCCTGACGCTGGCGACGCGCCAGCGGCTGCAGGCGGTCTACGACACGCCCGCCGCGCGCGCCGGCGACGCCGCCACGGTCGAGCCGATGAAGCGCGCGGTCATGGACGCCTTCCGCGCCGAGTTCGCGACGCTGCGCGCCACCTGGCCGCCCGAGCGGCAGGCGGCCTACGACGGCTGGATCGCGCGCGCGAACAACGCGATGTTGGGCGCCCAGGCCGCCTACGACACGCTGGTGCCGGCCTTCGAGGCGCTGTTCGAGCGCGAGGGGCGCGACTGGCCGCGCTTCTACGCCGAGGTCCGGCGCATCGCCGCGCTGCCCGCGCCCGAGCGCCGGGCCGCCCTGCCGGCGCTCGCGCCGACGGCCTCAGCCGGCGCGGAGTGA
- a CDS encoding acyl-CoA-binding protein yields the protein MSDLNALFEAAQADSKLLTERPDNPTLLKIYGLFKQATQGDNTAKRPSFSDFVARAKWDAWSSHKGVSADEAKQKYIDLIASLRAG from the coding sequence ATGTCCGATCTGAACGCCCTCTTCGAAGCCGCCCAGGCCGATTCCAAGCTGTTGACCGAGCGTCCCGACAACCCGACGCTGCTGAAGATCTACGGCCTGTTCAAGCAGGCCACCCAGGGCGACAACACCGCCAAGCGGCCGAGCTTCAGCGACTTCGTCGCGCGCGCCAAATGGGACGCGTGGTCGTCGCACAAGGGCGTGTCGGCCGACGAGGCCAAGCAGAAGTACATCGACCTGATCGCTTCACTCCGCGCCGGCTGA
- a CDS encoding TetR/AcrR family transcriptional regulator translates to MAKKAPRRTAERILEAALDLFNRFGEPNVSTTLVASELNISPGNLYYHYPAKDELINRLCEAYELELDELLHAADGVGDVEDAWFFMHSLFELLWRHRFLYRDLNDLLSKNRHLEMRFQNVLQNKTEAVRAMLAGLGRAGHLDIDAREVGMLAQSMVVVLTYWLSYEYVRNPREALEPAHAQAALLRGAHHTLHLMAPYLAPAQRRHLLELSSAYARDDLALAA, encoded by the coding sequence ATGGCCAAGAAGGCGCCGAGACGCACCGCAGAGCGCATCCTGGAGGCGGCGCTGGACCTGTTCAATCGCTTCGGCGAACCCAACGTGTCCACCACGCTGGTGGCGAGCGAACTCAACATCAGCCCTGGCAACCTCTACTACCACTACCCGGCCAAGGACGAGCTGATCAACCGCCTCTGCGAGGCCTACGAGCTCGAACTCGACGAGCTGCTCCATGCCGCGGACGGCGTGGGCGACGTAGAGGACGCCTGGTTCTTCATGCACAGCCTGTTCGAGCTGCTGTGGCGCCACCGCTTCCTCTACCGCGACCTGAACGACCTGCTCAGCAAGAACCGGCACCTGGAGATGCGTTTCCAGAACGTGCTGCAGAACAAGACCGAGGCCGTGCGCGCCATGCTCGCCGGCCTGGGCCGCGCCGGTCACCTCGACATCGACGCCAGGGAGGTCGGCATGCTGGCGCAGAGCATGGTGGTCGTGCTGACCTACTGGCTGAGCTACGAGTACGTGCGCAATCCGCGCGAGGCGCTGGAACCCGCGCACGCGCAGGCGGCGTTGCTGCGCGGCGCGCACCACACCCTGCACCTCATGGCCCCCTACCTCGCGCCCGCGCAGCGCCGGCACCTGCTGGAGCTGAGCAGTGCGTACGCCCGCGACGACCTCGCCCTGGCCGCATGA
- a CDS encoding phasin family protein — MATPEEDKAAERIKDSAQQIWLAGLGAFAKMQQEGSKAFEALVKDGVGIQKKTQQAAEETLSQAQARMAGLASEIGSKASGGWGKLENIFEERVARALASLGTPTAEEFAALKARVEDLEDELDTLSKSRAPGARAPRRQTSDDETS, encoded by the coding sequence ATGGCAACCCCCGAAGAAGACAAGGCCGCCGAGCGCATCAAGGACTCGGCCCAGCAGATCTGGCTGGCCGGACTCGGCGCCTTCGCCAAGATGCAGCAGGAAGGCAGCAAGGCGTTCGAGGCACTGGTCAAGGACGGCGTCGGCATCCAGAAGAAGACCCAGCAGGCGGCCGAGGAGACGCTGTCGCAGGCCCAGGCGCGCATGGCCGGGCTGGCCAGCGAGATCGGCAGCAAGGCCTCGGGCGGGTGGGGCAAGCTGGAGAACATCTTCGAGGAGCGCGTGGCGCGCGCGCTGGCGAGCCTGGGCACGCCCACGGCCGAGGAATTCGCGGCCCTGAAGGCGCGCGTCGAGGACCTGGAGGACGAACTCGACACCCTCTCGAAATCGAGGGCCCCGGGCGCCCGCGCGCCGCGTCGTCAGACGTCGGACGACGAGACGTCCTGA
- the gmd gene encoding GDP-mannose 4,6-dehydratase — translation MTTTPKKALITGITGQDGSYLAEFLLEKGYEVHGIKRRASSFNTDRIDHLYQDPHEQNRRLHLHYGDLTDTSNLTRIVQQVQPDEIYNLGAQSHVAVSFEAPEYTADVDAIGTLRLLEAVRLLGLQDKTRFYQASTSELYGLVQEIPQRESTPFYPRSPYGVAKLYAYWITKNYREAYGMYACNGVLFNHESPRRGETFVTRKITRGLCNIAQGLEKCLFVGNLDALRDWGHAKDYVRMQWMMLQQQEAQDFVIATGVQYSVRDFVRKSAAELGIELDFVGRGVEEKAVVRAITGDKAPGVQVGDTIVSVDARYFRPAEVETLLGDATMAKDKLGWIPEITLDEMVAEMVARDLEDSRQHSLLKKHGYNVSVSKED, via the coding sequence ATGACCACGACTCCGAAAAAAGCCCTCATCACCGGCATCACGGGCCAGGACGGCTCCTACCTGGCCGAGTTCCTGCTCGAAAAGGGTTACGAGGTGCACGGCATCAAGCGCCGCGCGTCCTCGTTCAACACCGATCGCATCGACCACCTCTACCAGGACCCGCACGAGCAGAACCGCCGCCTGCACCTGCACTACGGTGATCTGACCGACACCAGCAACCTGACGCGCATCGTGCAGCAGGTGCAGCCCGACGAGATCTACAACCTGGGCGCGCAGAGCCACGTGGCGGTGAGCTTCGAGGCGCCCGAGTACACGGCCGACGTCGACGCCATCGGCACGCTGCGCCTGCTGGAGGCCGTGCGCCTCCTGGGTCTGCAGGACAAGACGCGCTTCTACCAGGCCAGCACCAGCGAGCTCTACGGCCTGGTCCAGGAGATCCCGCAGCGCGAGAGCACGCCCTTCTACCCGCGCAGCCCCTACGGCGTGGCCAAGCTCTACGCCTACTGGATCACCAAGAACTACCGCGAGGCCTACGGCATGTACGCCTGCAACGGCGTGCTGTTCAACCACGAGAGCCCGCGCCGCGGTGAAACCTTCGTGACGCGCAAGATCACGCGCGGCCTGTGCAACATCGCCCAGGGCCTGGAGAAGTGCCTGTTCGTCGGCAACCTGGACGCCCTGCGCGACTGGGGCCATGCCAAGGACTACGTGCGCATGCAGTGGATGATGCTGCAGCAGCAAGAGGCGCAGGACTTCGTGATCGCCACCGGCGTGCAGTACAGCGTGCGCGACTTCGTGCGCAAGTCGGCCGCCGAGCTGGGCATCGAGCTCGACTTCGTCGGCCGTGGCGTCGAGGAAAAGGCGGTCGTGCGCGCGATCACCGGCGACAAGGCGCCGGGCGTGCAGGTCGGCGACACGATCGTCTCGGTCGATGCCCGCTACTTCCGTCCGGCCGAGGTCGAGACGCTGCTGGGCGACGCCACGATGGCCAAGGACAAGCTCGGCTGGATCCCGGAGATCACGCTCGACGAGATGGTCGCCGAGATGGTGGCGCGCGACCTGGAAGACTCGCGCCAGCATTCGCTGCTGAAGAAGCACGGCTACAACGTGTCGGTGAGCAAGGAAGACTGA
- a CDS encoding mannose-1-phosphate guanylyltransferase/mannose-6-phosphate isomerase, producing the protein MALMTTSIHPVVLCGGNGTRLWPLSRKALPKQFTPLIDGKSLLQMTLERLRSVNDTITCMAADDHRFLVQEALDAAKVTGKLILEPVGRNTAAAMAAAALLADSDDLLLFAPADHHIPDAERFAETVRAGADAALAGHIVTFGIVPTSPSTAYGYIETGAALTGADGADAPAGNAVVRFVEKPNEDVAQSMLLKGGFLWNAGIFLVRAGTLIEALRQQAPDILAACQQATAGAAADGNFVRLNREPFAACRSESIDYAVLEKHADIAVLRFDGAWSDVGSWNAVANLYPADDAGNRLNGMASALNAKNTFVHAPIRPVVALGTEDLIIVDTQDAVLVANVKYAEQVKDVVSMLNREGRLEAVEHRRVARPWGAYDGVDSGERFQVKRLTVKPGAKLSLQMHHHRAEHWVVVKGTAKVTRDEETILVRENESVYIPLGTVHRLENPGKLMLEVIEVQSGGYLGEDDIVRFDDTYGRVTPLNARAK; encoded by the coding sequence ATTGCTCTCATGACCACATCCATTCACCCAGTTGTTCTTTGCGGCGGAAACGGCACCCGTCTGTGGCCCCTTTCCCGCAAGGCGCTGCCCAAGCAGTTCACTCCCCTGATCGACGGCAAGAGCCTGCTGCAGATGACGCTGGAGCGCCTGCGCAGCGTCAACGACACGATCACGTGCATGGCCGCGGACGACCATCGCTTCCTGGTTCAGGAAGCCCTGGACGCCGCCAAGGTGACGGGCAAGCTGATCCTGGAGCCCGTGGGTCGCAACACCGCCGCCGCCATGGCCGCGGCCGCCCTCCTCGCCGACAGCGACGACCTGCTGCTGTTCGCCCCGGCCGACCACCACATTCCCGATGCCGAGCGTTTCGCCGAGACCGTGCGCGCCGGCGCCGATGCCGCCCTGGCCGGCCACATCGTCACCTTCGGCATCGTGCCGACCTCGCCGAGCACCGCCTACGGCTACATCGAAACGGGCGCGGCCCTGACCGGCGCGGACGGCGCCGACGCCCCGGCCGGCAACGCCGTGGTGCGTTTCGTCGAGAAGCCCAACGAGGATGTCGCCCAGTCGATGCTGCTCAAGGGCGGCTTCCTGTGGAACGCCGGCATCTTCCTGGTGCGAGCGGGCACGCTCATCGAAGCCCTGCGCCAGCAGGCCCCGGACATCCTGGCGGCCTGCCAGCAGGCCACCGCCGGCGCCGCCGCCGACGGCAACTTCGTGCGCCTGAACCGCGAACCCTTCGCGGCCTGCCGCAGCGAGAGCATCGACTACGCCGTGCTGGAGAAGCACGCGGACATCGCCGTGCTGCGCTTCGACGGCGCCTGGAGCGACGTCGGCAGCTGGAACGCGGTGGCCAACCTGTACCCGGCCGACGACGCCGGCAACCGCCTGAACGGCATGGCCAGCGCGCTCAATGCCAAGAACACCTTCGTGCATGCGCCGATCCGCCCGGTCGTGGCCCTGGGCACCGAGGACCTCATCATCGTGGACACGCAGGACGCCGTGCTGGTGGCCAACGTCAAGTACGCCGAGCAGGTCAAGGACGTGGTGAGCATGCTCAACCGCGAAGGTCGCCTCGAGGCCGTCGAGCATCGCCGCGTGGCGCGCCCCTGGGGCGCGTACGACGGCGTCGACTCGGGCGAACGCTTCCAGGTCAAGCGCCTGACCGTCAAGCCGGGCGCCAAGCTGTCCCTGCAGATGCACCACCACCGCGCCGAGCACTGGGTGGTCGTCAAGGGCACCGCCAAGGTCACGCGCGACGAGGAGACGATCCTGGTGCGCGAGAACGAATCGGTCTACATCCCCCTGGGCACCGTGCACCGCCTGGAGAACCCCGGCAAGCTGATGCTCGAGGTCATCGAAGTGCAGTCCGGCGGCTACCTGGGCGAAGACGACATCGTGCGCTTCGACGACACTTACGGCCGCGTCACCCCTCTCAACGCTCGCGCGAAATAA